The proteins below are encoded in one region of Legionella antarctica:
- the ruvA gene encoding Holliday junction branch migration protein RuvA — MIGWLNGQVVDKYHPGKLVLDVNGVGYDVETSLNTFFQIEGQNKAVGLHIHTVVREDALLLYGFLEKEERALFRALIKVNGVGPKLAMAILSSISPAEFIQCIHQENSGLLTKLPGIGKKTAERLVVEMRDSIKQFGAATSDTLNKPVNTMRSQDEATSALEALGYKPQEALKVVSKIDDGIKSCEQLIREALQILAKR, encoded by the coding sequence ATGATTGGTTGGTTGAATGGGCAAGTTGTAGATAAATATCATCCGGGAAAGTTAGTTTTGGATGTAAATGGTGTTGGCTATGATGTTGAAACCTCATTAAACACCTTTTTCCAAATTGAGGGACAGAATAAAGCAGTAGGTTTACATATTCATACTGTTGTTCGTGAAGATGCTTTATTGCTGTATGGATTTTTAGAGAAAGAGGAAAGAGCACTATTCAGAGCTTTAATTAAAGTGAATGGAGTTGGTCCAAAACTTGCAATGGCAATTCTTTCCAGTATATCCCCTGCTGAATTTATTCAGTGCATTCACCAGGAAAATTCGGGTTTATTAACCAAATTACCTGGTATAGGCAAGAAAACAGCGGAGCGGCTTGTGGTTGAGATGAGAGACAGCATCAAGCAGTTCGGGGCTGCTACTTCTGATACCTTGAATAAACCAGTTAATACGATGCGCAGTCAGGATGAAGCCACTAGTGCCCTGGAAGCTTTGGGATACAAACCCCAGGAAGCATTAAAGGTGGTTAGTAAAATTGACGATGGAATTAAAAGCTGTGAGCAATTAATTCGTGAGGCACTTCAAATTCTGGCTAAACGGTAA
- a CDS encoding IS66 family transposase: protein MMKRQEIKQVLDELTKDIDSLADKKAVTIIKVLVNLVEMLAEENALLREENQVLRDEINRLKGEQGKPNIRGQSKGSNGDNTGNSNHSSEGDRNKRGKGNNKNTGKDKKNVRIDRRVTIALDKATLPDDAKFKGFEIRIIQDLKIITDNVEFKLETYYSPSLKKTFIAPIPGEYKGSEFGPGVKALVITLYRDAGMTESAIERFLKTCGIQISHGKIASMLTEGNDIFHQEKEDIVDAGSNAGLYQQMDDTGSRVNGKNHYTHVLCNDFFTAYFTRRKKDRLTLLELLCRDQLKFMFNQEAYELMDEFGLAKKWLDQIKPMLHAQPLTRESIDSLMGTLFPNPKKHSTNRRIILESAALAYYQHSKYFIHYLMTDDAPQFNKLALHHALCWIHEGRHYKKLTPFSDMNQNILAVFLEQLWDFYHALLTYKTAPSQSMAQQLSMQFDTLFATTTGYDVLDQRIAKTRAKKQALLLVLDHPFLPLHNNASELGTRFQARIRDINLQTVSQNGTKSKDTFATIVQTARKLKVNVYQYIYDRVTKKFEMPSLAELILLKVRQVPCTT, encoded by the coding sequence ATGATGAAACGCCAAGAAATCAAACAAGTTTTAGATGAGTTAACAAAAGATATCGATAGTCTTGCCGACAAAAAGGCCGTGACTATCATTAAGGTATTGGTTAATTTGGTCGAAATGCTTGCCGAAGAAAATGCTTTGCTCAGAGAGGAAAACCAAGTATTACGTGATGAGATAAACCGCCTTAAGGGTGAACAGGGCAAACCTAATATTCGCGGTCAATCCAAAGGTAGCAATGGCGATAATACAGGCAATTCCAATCATTCATCTGAAGGAGATCGCAATAAACGTGGTAAAGGGAACAATAAAAACACAGGCAAAGACAAAAAAAACGTACGTATTGATAGACGTGTTACGATTGCTCTGGACAAAGCAACGCTGCCAGATGACGCCAAGTTCAAGGGTTTTGAGATTCGAATCATCCAGGATCTAAAAATCATCACGGATAATGTTGAATTCAAGCTGGAAACGTATTACTCACCATCTTTGAAAAAAACCTTTATTGCGCCGATTCCTGGCGAATATAAGGGCAGTGAATTTGGTCCTGGGGTTAAAGCGCTGGTCATCACATTATACCGTGATGCAGGGATGACGGAGAGCGCCATTGAGCGCTTTTTAAAAACATGTGGTATTCAAATATCACATGGTAAAATTGCTTCCATGCTGACAGAAGGCAATGATATTTTTCATCAGGAAAAAGAAGATATTGTCGATGCCGGTAGCAACGCAGGCTTGTACCAGCAGATGGATGACACAGGCAGTCGTGTTAACGGCAAAAATCACTACACCCATGTTTTATGTAATGACTTTTTTACAGCATACTTCACTCGTCGTAAAAAAGATCGCTTGACCTTATTGGAGTTGCTGTGTCGAGACCAATTAAAGTTTATGTTTAATCAGGAGGCTTATGAGTTAATGGATGAGTTTGGTCTCGCAAAAAAATGGTTGGATCAAATTAAACCAATGCTGCATGCACAACCCCTCACACGTGAATCAATCGATAGTTTGATGGGAACACTTTTTCCAAATCCAAAAAAACACAGCACGAATCGACGCATAATTCTTGAGTCAGCAGCTCTTGCCTATTATCAGCACTCGAAATACTTCATCCATTATTTAATGACAGATGATGCGCCTCAGTTTAATAAATTGGCCCTACATCATGCGCTGTGCTGGATCCATGAAGGTCGTCATTATAAAAAACTCACTCCATTCTCAGATATGAATCAGAATATATTGGCTGTATTTCTTGAGCAATTATGGGATTTCTACCATGCATTATTGACTTACAAGACGGCTCCATCTCAATCAATGGCCCAACAACTATCAATGCAATTTGATACTTTGTTCGCAACCACGACAGGCTATGATGTTTTAGATCAACGCATTGCAAAGACACGTGCTAAAAAACAAGCGTTATTATTGGTGTTAGACCATCCATTTCTGCCATTGCACAACAATGCCTCTGAATTAGGGACACGGTTTCAAGCAAGGATACGCGACATCAATCTCCAAACGGTCTCCCAAAATGGCACCAAATCAAAGGATACGTTTGCCACGATTGTACAGACGGCCAGAAAACTGAAAGTTAACGTTTATCAGTATATTTACGATAGGGTGACTAAAAAATTTGAAATGCCATCATTGGCTGAATTAATCTTACTTAAAGTGCGGCAGGTTCCATGCACCACATAA
- the rpoS gene encoding RNA polymerase sigma factor RpoS — protein MNEEEEPIKETDVKDEEWSEPDENSLLNEDDVELTIKKAEEEEEAAEIPDFSDDVAFPSFHKGKNVAKAMDATQLYLSEIGFSPLLSAEEEVHYATLALQGDIAARKKMIESNLRLVVKISRRYLNRGLPLLDLIEEGNLGLMKSVEKFDPNRGFRFSTYATWWIRQTIERAIMNQTRTIRLPIHVVKELNVYLRAARQLTQKLDHEPSPEEIADMVDKPLEDVQKLLGLNDKVTSVDTPIGYDETKSLLDTIADENSVNPAELLTNENLRLHIESLLDKLTENQQQVIARRFGLRGFEKATLEDVGKEIDLTRERVRQIQVEALKTLRTLLERVGLTQEDLF, from the coding sequence ATGAACGAGGAAGAAGAACCAATTAAAGAGACGGACGTTAAAGATGAAGAATGGTCCGAGCCTGATGAGAATTCACTTTTGAACGAAGATGATGTTGAATTGACGATTAAAAAAGCTGAAGAAGAGGAAGAGGCGGCTGAAATCCCTGATTTCTCTGACGATGTTGCTTTTCCATCATTTCATAAAGGCAAAAATGTTGCCAAGGCTATGGATGCTACTCAGCTTTATTTAAGTGAGATTGGTTTTTCCCCTTTACTTAGTGCTGAAGAAGAAGTTCATTATGCCACTCTGGCATTGCAAGGTGATATCGCTGCACGAAAGAAAATGATCGAATCCAACTTGCGTTTAGTAGTTAAAATTTCACGTCGTTATCTTAATCGTGGTTTGCCTTTGCTTGATTTAATTGAAGAGGGCAATCTTGGTTTAATGAAATCAGTTGAAAAATTTGATCCTAACCGTGGATTCAGATTTTCAACTTATGCAACTTGGTGGATTAGGCAAACTATAGAGCGCGCCATAATGAATCAGACGCGAACTATTCGTTTACCAATTCACGTTGTAAAAGAGCTCAATGTGTACCTTCGAGCAGCAAGACAACTCACTCAAAAGTTGGATCATGAGCCTTCACCAGAAGAAATTGCAGATATGGTAGATAAACCTTTAGAGGATGTACAAAAATTACTGGGTTTAAACGATAAAGTGACCTCTGTTGATACTCCTATAGGTTATGATGAAACTAAATCGCTATTGGATACTATAGCTGATGAAAACAGCGTTAATCCTGCAGAATTACTGACTAACGAAAATCTGCGTTTACACATTGAATCTCTTTTAGATAAATTAACTGAAAATCAGCAGCAAGTGATTGCCAGAAGATTTGGTTTACGAGGTTTTGAAAAAGCAACCTTGGAAGATGTGGGGAAAGAAATTGATTTAACCCGTGAGCGAGTTCGTCAAATACAGGTTGAGGCTTTAAAAACGCTACGAACCTTATTAGAAAGGGTTGGATTGACTCAGGAAGATTTGTTTTAA
- a CDS encoding YebC/PmpR family DNA-binding transcriptional regulator, giving the protein MAGHSKWANIKFRKGVQDAKRGKIFTKLIREITVAARMGGGDESTNPRLRDAVKKALNANMKRDTIDNAIKRGVGGLDGDAMVAMRYEGYGPGGIAVLVDCLSDNKNRTVSEVRHAFTKNGGNLGTDGSVSYLFANQGEVLMVAGQSEDRVMEIAIDAGASDVTVDEGQIEVITPVEAYHSVLNALQASGLEIEQSHLTMRAHTLIPIEDETAESLIKLIDMLEDLDDVQEVYSNAQFSEQLLESMN; this is encoded by the coding sequence ATGGCAGGTCATAGTAAGTGGGCAAATATTAAATTTCGCAAAGGAGTTCAAGATGCCAAACGCGGAAAAATATTTACTAAATTAATCCGGGAAATAACCGTTGCTGCTCGAATGGGTGGTGGGGATGAGTCCACTAATCCTCGGTTGAGAGACGCGGTTAAAAAAGCACTTAATGCGAATATGAAACGAGACACTATCGATAATGCCATCAAGCGTGGCGTTGGTGGGCTTGATGGTGATGCAATGGTGGCAATGCGTTATGAAGGATATGGTCCCGGTGGAATAGCTGTATTGGTTGACTGTTTGTCCGATAATAAAAATAGAACTGTTTCAGAAGTCCGTCATGCGTTCACTAAAAATGGTGGTAATTTGGGAACTGATGGCTCTGTGTCCTATCTTTTTGCTAATCAAGGTGAGGTTTTAATGGTTGCAGGTCAATCTGAAGATCGGGTCATGGAGATTGCCATAGACGCTGGAGCTTCTGATGTGACTGTAGATGAAGGTCAGATAGAAGTAATTACCCCGGTTGAGGCCTATCATAGCGTTCTAAATGCATTGCAGGCTTCTGGCTTGGAAATTGAACAATCTCATTTAACCATGCGCGCCCACACGTTGATACCCATTGAAGATGAAACTGCGGAGTCATTGATTAAGCTGATTGATATGCTAGAGGACCTGGATGATGTTCAGGAAGTCTATAGCAATGCGCAGTTTTCAGAGCAACTTTTAGAATCAATGAATTAA
- the hmgA gene encoding homogentisate 1,2-dioxygenase, whose protein sequence is MYLQGFGNYHHSQAIEGALPSQQNSPQQCNLGLYAEQLSGTAFTRPRHNNLRSWLYRILPTVAQGTYYPYEKTVIQPFAEEQSPNPSRWSPLYSSAQINCDFIDGLFHLAGSHLINAFLYCCNQSMDNKYFANNDGEMLFVAYEGEINLHTEFGCLNLCPGLIAVIPRGIKFKVEVIGKEAKGYLCENGGSPLTLPQLGPIGANGLANPRHFNYPVAAFEQDKADTTLICKHQNKLWFASGNHSPLNVVAWHGNYAPYSYDLALFNTINTVSFDHPDPSIFTVLTSESDTPGVAHLDFVIFPPRWMVAEHTFRPPYFHRNYMSELMGLIRGEYDAKKGGFIKGGVSIHNRMTPHGPDYLSYEQAASVDLKPEYSDSLAFMFETREVWQITDQAKHHPSLQADYINCWQGFEAQFESQV, encoded by the coding sequence ATGTACTTGCAAGGATTTGGTAATTATCATCATAGTCAAGCCATTGAAGGTGCATTACCTTCTCAGCAAAACTCTCCACAACAGTGTAATTTGGGCCTATACGCCGAGCAGTTGAGCGGTACTGCCTTTACTCGTCCTCGACATAATAATCTTCGTAGCTGGCTCTATCGAATTCTTCCAACAGTCGCACAAGGAACTTATTATCCTTATGAAAAAACGGTGATTCAACCTTTTGCTGAAGAACAATCCCCTAATCCTTCACGTTGGTCTCCTCTTTATTCAAGCGCCCAAATTAACTGTGATTTCATTGATGGACTTTTTCACCTTGCAGGAAGTCATTTGATCAATGCCTTCCTCTACTGCTGCAATCAATCCATGGATAATAAGTATTTTGCCAACAATGATGGTGAGATGTTGTTTGTAGCTTATGAGGGTGAAATTAATTTACATACTGAGTTTGGCTGCTTAAATCTTTGTCCCGGTTTGATTGCGGTGATTCCACGCGGTATTAAATTTAAAGTAGAAGTTATTGGTAAGGAAGCTAAAGGTTATCTTTGTGAAAATGGTGGTAGTCCGCTCACTTTACCTCAACTTGGGCCAATTGGTGCCAATGGTTTAGCTAACCCGCGCCATTTCAACTATCCAGTCGCTGCATTTGAACAAGATAAGGCGGATACCACCCTGATCTGTAAACATCAAAATAAATTATGGTTTGCATCAGGTAATCACTCACCCCTTAACGTGGTCGCCTGGCATGGTAATTATGCACCCTACAGTTATGATCTTGCTTTATTTAATACCATTAACACCGTGAGCTTTGATCATCCTGATCCCTCTATATTTACTGTTTTAACCTCGGAAAGTGATACACCTGGTGTAGCTCATTTGGATTTTGTTATATTCCCGCCACGTTGGATGGTAGCTGAACATACCTTTAGACCTCCCTATTTTCATCGAAATTATATGAGTGAATTAATGGGACTGATCCGGGGAGAGTACGATGCAAAAAAGGGAGGATTTATAAAGGGAGGGGTTAGCATTCATAATCGTATGACACCCCATGGCCCAGATTACTTGTCTTATGAGCAAGCGGCTTCTGTGGATCTGAAGCCCGAATACAGTGATTCATTAGCCTTTATGTTTGAAACAAGAGAAGTATGGCAAATTACCGACCAAGCGAAACACCATCCAAGTCTGCAGGCTGATTACATCAATTGTTGGCAAGGATTTGAAGCTCAATTTGAGAGCCAGGTGTAA
- the ruvC gene encoding crossover junction endodeoxyribonuclease RuvC: MTIILGIDPGSRITGYGLIKETNRKIEYVDSGCIRTSADGELSQKLLQIYDGICQLMDHYSPEEVAIEQVFMHQNPNSALKLGHARGVAMVAAASHRVRVSEYSARAIKQTVVGYGAADKDQVGHMVVHLLTLSSSPQQDAADALAIAICHSHMRHGISAGIGKQRLTRRRRAR; the protein is encoded by the coding sequence ATGACAATTATTTTAGGAATAGACCCGGGATCAAGGATTACAGGATATGGTTTAATTAAAGAAACCAACCGGAAAATTGAGTACGTTGATAGTGGTTGTATCCGTACATCAGCAGATGGAGAGTTAAGTCAAAAATTATTGCAAATTTATGACGGTATATGCCAGTTGATGGATCATTACTCTCCTGAAGAGGTAGCTATTGAACAGGTTTTTATGCATCAAAACCCAAACTCAGCCTTGAAATTAGGGCATGCACGCGGTGTTGCTATGGTTGCCGCGGCTTCTCATCGCGTTAGGGTTAGCGAATACTCAGCCAGGGCAATTAAACAAACTGTAGTGGGGTACGGAGCTGCAGACAAAGATCAGGTAGGTCATATGGTGGTTCACTTGCTCACCTTAAGCAGTTCACCTCAACAAGATGCTGCTGATGCCTTGGCTATTGCAATTTGTCACAGTCATATGCGTCATGGCATATCCGCAGGGATTGGAAAGCAGAGACTAACGCGAAGGAGAAGAGCACGATGA